The proteins below come from a single Fusarium verticillioides 7600 chromosome 3, whole genome shotgun sequence genomic window:
- a CDS encoding ATP-dependent RNA helicase DED1, which produces MADQINMGGLSLNDGAQQGPPQGQRSYIPPHMRRQGGAPQGGPPAMNGGPPPAGPGPNGLGNSAWANQNYGARQSNWGNDVPTYQNNNNNRRGGWGGRGGYSGGGGNVDGHSGGGGGYTARGSGDGQWRDGKHVPGPANPRVERELFGTPDDPSKQHTGINFEKYDDIPVEASGQDVPEPVHQFTTPPLDEHLCRNIELAHYKVPTPVQKYSIPIVMGGRDLMACAQTGSGKTGGFLFPILSQAFINGPSPVPANAAGQFGRQRKAYPTSLILAPTRELVSQIFDESRKFAYRSWVRPCVVYGGADIGSQLRQIERGCDLLVATPGRLVDLIERGRISLQNIKYLVLDEADRMLDMGFEPQIRRIVEGEDMPQVQDRQTLMFSATFPRDIQMLARDFLKDYIFLSVGRVGSTSENITQKVEYVEDVDKRSVLLDILHSNANGLTLIFVETKRMADSLSDFLINQNFPATSIHGDRTQRERERALEFFRNGRCPILVATAVAARGLDIPNVLHVINYDLPTDVDDYVHRIGRTGRAGNTGIATAFFNRGNRGIVRELMDLLKEANQEVPAFLETIARESSFGGRGGRSRGGGGRGGATRDFRKFGGGGGGGFGGNNGGGGGFNAPSQGAGYGGGGFSGSGGYGGGGYSGGGGYGGGGYGNPSGPGAQSSWW; this is translated from the exons atggctgatcaAATCAACATGGGAGGTCTCTCCCTCAACGATGGCGCCCAGCAGGGCCCTCCTCAGGGTCAGCGATCCTACATTCCCCCTCATATGCGTCGCCAGGGCGGCGCTCCCCAAGGTGGTCCTCCTGCTATGAACGGAGGTCCTCCTCCCGCTGGACCTGGTCCCAACGGTCTTGGCAACAGTGCATGGGCTAA CCAAAACTATGGTGCCCGTCAATCCAACTGGGGCAACGACGTTCCTACCTatcagaacaacaacaacaaccgcCGGGGCGGCTGGGGCGGTCGAGGTGGTTACAGCGGCGGTGGCGGCAATGTGGATGGTCACTctggaggcggtggtggttaCACTGCACGCGGCTCTGGTGATGGCCAGTGGCGCGATGGAAAGCACGTTCCTGGCCCGGCTAACCCCCGTGTCGAGCGCGAGCTTTTTGGTACCCCCGATGACCCTTCCAAGCAGCACACCGGTATCAACTTCGAGAAGTACGATGACATTCCCGTTGAGGCTTCTGGTCAAGATGTTCCTGAGCCTGTCCACCAGTTCACCACTCCTCCTCTGGATGAGCATCTTTGCCGCAACATCGAGCTTGCTCACTACAAGGTTCCCACTCCTGTCCAGAAATACTCGATCCCCATCGTTATGGGTGGTCGTGATCTGATGGCCTGTGCTCAGACTGGTTCCGGAAAGACGGGTGGTTTCTTGTTCCCCATCCTCTCCCAGgccttcatcaacggccCTTCTCCTGTGCCCGCTAATGCCGCTGGCCAGTTCGGCCGTCAGCGCAAGGCCTACCCTACCTCCTTGATTCTGGCCCCTACACGAGAACTTGTCTCCCAGATTTTTGATGAGTCTCGAAAGTTCGCCTACCGATCTTGGGTCCGACCTTGCGTTGTCTACGGTGGTGCCGATATTGGTTCTCAGCTCCGACAGATTGAGCGTGGCTGCGATTTGCTTGTTGCTACTCCTGGTCGATTGGTCGATCTCATAGAGCGAGGCCGTATCTCCCTGCAGAACATCAAGTACCtggtccttgatgaggccgaTCGTATGCTTGACATGGGTTTCGAGCCCCAGATTCGCCGCATTGTGGAGGGTGAAGACATGCCCCAAGTTCAGGACCGTCAGACTCTCATGTTCTCGGCTACCTTCCCCCGCGATATTCAGATGCTTGCCCGCGATTTCCTCAAGGACTACATCTTCCTTTCTGTCGGTCGTGTTGGTTCTACTTCCGAGAACATCACCCAGAAGGTCGAGTatgttgaggatgtcgaCAAGCGCTCCGTTCTGCTGGATATTCTCCACTCCAACGCCAATGGTCTGACTCTGATTTTTGTCGAGACCAAGCGTATGGCCGATTCGCTTTCGGATTTTCTTATCAACCAGAACTTCCCAGCTACTTCCATTCACGGTGATCGTACTCagcgtgagcgtgagcgCGCTCTTGAGTTTTTCCGCAACGGTCGATGCCCGATTTTGGTCGCTACCGCTGTCGCTGCTCGAG GATTGGACATTCCGAACGTCTTGCATGTTATCAACTACGATCTTCCtactgatgttgatgactACGTTCACCGAATTGGTAGAACCGGTCGTGCCGGAAACACCGGTATTGCGACCGCTTTCTTCAACCGAGGCAACCGTGGAATTGTCCGGGAGCTTATGGATCTCCTGAAGGAAGCTAACCAAGAGGTTCCTGCTTTCCTCGAGACCATTGCCCGCGAGTCTTCGTTCGGTGGTCGTGGTGGTCGTTctcgtggtggtggtggccgtggtggtgCAACACGTGACTTCCGTAAGTTCggcggaggcggcggcggcggcttcGGCGGCAACAACGGCGGTGGCGGCGGTTTCAATGCTCCTTCCCAGGGCGCAGGCTATGGTGGAGGCGGTTTCAGTGGCTCCGGCGGCTACGGAGGTGGTGGCTAcagcggcggcggtggcTATGGAGGTGGTGGTTATGGAAACCCCAGTGGCCCCGGAGCTCAGTCTTCTTGGTGGTAA
- a CDS encoding proteasome subunit beta type-2 gives MRGATILKASDDKTRALNKHTLLAFSGEAGDTVQFAEYIQRNAQLYSMRNESDLSPSGLAHFVRGELATSLRSRKPYNVNLLMGGVDPITGKPSLYWLDYLASLADVPYAAHGYAQYYCLSILDKHHHPDITLHQGIKILTMCTDELKRRLPIDFKGMVVKAVKADGIVDIEFDDDKVVKCA, from the exons ATGCGGGGCGCCACTATCCTCAAGGCATCcgatgacaagaccagagcTCTTAACAAGCATACACTTCTCGCATTCTCTGGAGAGGCCGGCGACACAG TGCAATTTGCCGAATACATTCAACGAAATGCCCAGCTCTACTCGATGCGAAACGAGTCCGATCTTTCTCCGTCTGGCCTGGCTCACTTCGTTCGTGGAGAGCTAGCCACTAGTCTGCGATCTCGAAAGCCCTACAATGTCAACCTCCTCATGGGTGGTGTTGACCCCATCACTGGCAAGCCTTCACTCTACTGGCTCGACTATCTAGCGTCGCTAGCAGATGTTCCTTATGCTGCGCATGGATACGCACA ATACTACTGCCTGTCTATCCTCGATAAGCACCATCACCCCGATATCACACTCCACCAgggcatcaagatcctgaCAATGTGCACCGACGAACTGAAGCGCCGATTACCAATCGACTTCAAGGGTATGGTAGTGAAGGCGGTCAAGGCGGATGGGATCGTCGACAtagagtttgatgatgacaaggttgtcaagTGTGCTTGA
- a CDS encoding proteasome subunit beta type-2 — protein sequence MEVLLGITGKDFTIIAASKAAMRGATILKASDDKTRALNKHTLLAFSGEAGDTVQFAEYIQRNAQLYSMRNESDLSPSGLAHFVRGELATSLRSRKPYNVNLLMGGVDPITGKPSLYWLDYLASLADVPYAAHGYAQYYCLSILDKHHHPDITLHQGIKILTMCTDELKRRLPIDFKGMVVKAVKADGIVDIEFDDDKVVKCA from the exons at GGAGGTGCTTTTGGGAATCACTGGAAAGGACTTCACTATCATTGCAGCATCCAAGGCTGCGATGCGGGGCGCCACTATCCTCAAGGCATCcgatgacaagaccagagcTCTTAACAAGCATACACTTCTCGCATTCTCTGGAGAGGCCGGCGACACAG TGCAATTTGCCGAATACATTCAACGAAATGCCCAGCTCTACTCGATGCGAAACGAGTCCGATCTTTCTCCGTCTGGCCTGGCTCACTTCGTTCGTGGAGAGCTAGCCACTAGTCTGCGATCTCGAAAGCCCTACAATGTCAACCTCCTCATGGGTGGTGTTGACCCCATCACTGGCAAGCCTTCACTCTACTGGCTCGACTATCTAGCGTCGCTAGCAGATGTTCCTTATGCTGCGCATGGATACGCACA ATACTACTGCCTGTCTATCCTCGATAAGCACCATCACCCCGATATCACACTCCACCAgggcatcaagatcctgaCAATGTGCACCGACGAACTGAAGCGCCGATTACCAATCGACTTCAAGGGTATGGTAGTGAAGGCGGTCAAGGCGGATGGGATCGTCGACAtagagtttgatgatgacaaggttgtcaagTGTGCTTGA